In Gossypium hirsutum isolate 1008001.06 chromosome A10, Gossypium_hirsutum_v2.1, whole genome shotgun sequence, the DNA window TAATAGGTATAGCAGCTGACATGACTTTTTCTCTAGTTCCATGTCCATTGTAATATGTGGAATTCATCTACTTGTTTGGGTATAAATTGTTGAGAAGTGTCTTCCTTTGAGTTCAAATTGTAGACAAGTATAGCTGATTATTGCATTCAAGAAATGGAAACTCAAGTGAAGTACATGTGGGTTGTGGTGTTTGTTGTGAGTATGACCATTGCAGGGCTAAACGGAGTGGAAGCAACTCATGATTACTATGGTCCCTGTGGGAAACATGACATCGAGAAGGAAGCTCAGAAGCTGTCTCCATGTACATACGCTGCAAAATACTGGAGAGCTCCGGTTTCTGAGCGTTGCTGTGCTATAATAGAGAAAAAGCTCACCAATCCAGGCTGCCTCTGCGCTATTCTGCAAACTCGTACCGCATACGATGCCGGGGTGAGGCCAGAAGTTGCCGTTACCATTCCAAAACGCTGCAACATTGCTGTTCGTCCGGTCGGTCACAAGTGCGGAGGTACGTTCAATTTTGCATGCTGCAGTTTTCGTTACCTTTACTTTAGACATATAATGGTTTCATTCTGATGAAGCTATTGTTTGTTTAATTGTTGCAGGTTTCCCATTTGTTTAAGCCTCAACACATCCAACAATCAAAGTATGGTGGATTCACTGTGACATCCATCTAGCAGTTTAAGCTTAATAAAATCTGCAGTTTTACCTTTTATCTTTGAGCAAATAAGTAAAATGTGCAGTTGTTTCTTTCAATAATACTAAATAAAACGTTACTATTTGTCTTTTGCAAATCATCCGGACATGAAAATTCATCTTCACTATTAACTACAACTATTCATCCCAAGGATATCCgaaatttttgataatttgggtaaaaatattatattcgaaaaataagt includes these proteins:
- the LOC107951602 gene encoding uncharacterized protein; protein product: METQVKYMWVVVFVVSMTIAGLNGVEATHDYYGPCGKHDIEKEAQKLSPCTYAAKYWRAPVSERCCAIIEKKLTNPGCLCAILQTRTAYDAGVRPEVAVTIPKRCNIAVRPVGHKCGGFPFV